In the genome of Pseudomonas bubulae, one region contains:
- a CDS encoding amino acid permease: MQNQTQGLKRGLSARHIRFMALGSAIGTGLFYGSAAAIQMAGPAVLLAYLIGGAAVFMVMRALGEMAVHNPVSGSFGHYASTYLGPMSGFILGWTYAFEMIIVCLADVTAFGIYMGFWFPEVARWIWVLGIVLLIGGLNLCSVKVFGEMEFWLSLLKVAAIVAMILAGFGIMLFGIGTSGSSDAVATGISNLWSFGGFMPNGVGGLIASFAVVMFAFGGIEIIGITAGEAKDPQRVIPKAINAVPLRILLFYVLTLFVLMAIYPWTQIGSQGSPFVQIFDSLGISSAATILNIVVISAAVSAINSDIFGAGRMMYGLAQQGQAPKGFAKISRHGVPWMTVLVMGATLLVGVVLNYLIPENIFLVIASIATFATVWVWLMILVTQVAMRRSMTREQVAELKFPVPFWPYAPIAAIVFMVFIFGVLGYFPETQAALMVGVVWILMLVVAYLLWVKPAAGRAIEVAPELS, from the coding sequence ATGCAAAACCAGACTCAAGGTTTGAAACGCGGGCTTTCCGCTCGCCACATCCGTTTCATGGCGCTGGGTTCAGCGATCGGGACGGGTCTTTTCTATGGTTCAGCCGCTGCCATCCAAATGGCTGGACCTGCTGTGCTGCTGGCTTACCTGATTGGTGGCGCGGCGGTCTTCATGGTCATGCGCGCACTGGGCGAAATGGCCGTGCACAATCCGGTGTCCGGTTCCTTCGGTCACTACGCCAGCACCTATCTAGGGCCCATGTCGGGCTTTATTCTCGGCTGGACCTATGCCTTCGAGATGATCATCGTGTGTCTGGCCGATGTCACCGCGTTCGGTATTTACATGGGCTTCTGGTTCCCGGAAGTGGCGCGCTGGATCTGGGTGCTGGGCATCGTGCTGCTGATTGGCGGCCTGAACCTGTGCAGCGTTAAAGTCTTCGGTGAAATGGAGTTCTGGCTGTCGCTGCTCAAGGTTGCTGCCATCGTGGCGATGATCCTGGCCGGCTTCGGCATCATGCTGTTTGGTATTGGCACCTCGGGCAGCTCCGATGCGGTGGCGACCGGCATCAGCAACCTGTGGTCCTTCGGCGGCTTCATGCCCAATGGCGTGGGCGGTTTGATCGCCTCGTTTGCCGTGGTGATGTTTGCCTTTGGCGGCATTGAAATCATTGGTATCACCGCTGGCGAAGCCAAAGACCCGCAGCGTGTGATCCCTAAAGCGATCAACGCGGTGCCGCTGCGCATTCTGCTGTTCTATGTACTGACTCTGTTTGTACTGATGGCCATTTACCCGTGGACTCAGATCGGCAGCCAGGGCAGCCCGTTTGTGCAGATCTTTGACAGTCTGGGTATCAGCTCGGCGGCCACCATCCTCAATATTGTGGTGATCTCGGCGGCAGTGTCGGCGATCAACAGCGACATCTTCGGTGCAGGCCGCATGATGTACGGGCTGGCCCAGCAAGGGCAGGCGCCCAAGGGCTTTGCCAAAATTTCCAGACACGGCGTGCCGTGGATGACCGTGCTGGTAATGGGCGCCACCTTGCTGGTGGGTGTGGTGCTTAACTACCTGATCCCGGAAAACATCTTTTTGGTAATCGCCTCGATTGCGACCTTTGCCACGGTATGGGTATGGCTGATGATTCTGGTCACCCAGGTGGCCATGCGTCGTTCCATGACCCGTGAACAAGTGGCCGAACTCAAGTTCCCGGTGCCGTTCTGGCCGTATGCGCCGATTGCCGCCATTGTGTTCATGGTGTTTATCTTCGGCGTACTGGGTTACTTCCCTGAGACACAAGCCGCGCTAATGGTAGGTGTGGTCTGGATTCTCATGCTGGTTGTGGCTTATCTGCTGTGGGTAAAACCTGCAGCGGGTCGGGCAATTGAAGTGGCTCCCGAGCTTTCCTGA
- the hutH gene encoding histidine ammonia-lyase: MLELNLIPGQLSLAQLRDIYQQPVTLSLDASASAQIDASVACVEQILAENRTTYGINTGFGLLASTKIASEDLENLQRSLVLSHAAGIGEPISDDLVRLIMVLKVNSLSRGFSGIRRVVIDALIALINAEVYPHIPLKGSVGASGDLAPLAHMSLVLLGEGKARYKGEWLDAVTALKQAGLEPLTLAAKEGLALLNGTQVSTAYALRGLFEGEDLFAAAMACGGLTVEAVLGSRSPFDPRIHAARGQRGQIDAAAIYRDLLGTSSAVSESHKNCDKVQDPYSLRCQPQVMGACLTQFRQAAEVLGIEANAVSDNPLVFAEQGDVISGGNFHAEPVAMAADNMALAIAEIGSLSERRISLMMDKHMSQLPPFLVANGGVNSGFMIAQVTAAALASENKALSHPHSVDSIPTSANQEDHVSMAPSAGKRLWEMAENVRGVLAIEWLAACQGLDLRDGLKTSAKLEIARTTLRSKVAHYEKDRFFAPDIEIAMQLLASRCLNALLPAHVLPSL, encoded by the coding sequence GTGCTTGAGTTAAACCTGATCCCCGGCCAACTGAGCCTTGCCCAACTGCGTGACATTTATCAGCAGCCGGTTACCCTCAGCCTGGACGCGAGCGCCTCGGCGCAGATCGATGCCAGCGTGGCGTGCGTTGAGCAGATCCTTGCCGAAAACCGCACCACCTACGGTATCAATACAGGTTTTGGCTTGTTGGCTTCGACCAAAATCGCCAGCGAAGACCTGGAAAACCTCCAGCGTTCCCTGGTGCTTTCCCACGCCGCCGGTATCGGCGAGCCAATCAGCGATGATCTGGTGCGCCTGATCATGGTGCTCAAGGTCAACAGCCTGAGCCGTGGTTTCTCCGGGATTCGTCGCGTGGTCATCGATGCATTGATCGCCCTGATCAATGCCGAGGTTTACCCGCATATTCCGCTCAAAGGTTCGGTGGGCGCATCGGGCGACCTGGCACCCCTGGCGCATATGTCCCTGGTGCTGCTGGGTGAAGGCAAGGCTCGTTACAAAGGCGAGTGGCTGGATGCCGTCACTGCCTTGAAACAAGCCGGTCTTGAGCCGCTGACCCTGGCTGCCAAGGAAGGCCTGGCCCTGCTTAACGGTACTCAAGTATCGACGGCCTACGCTCTGCGCGGTCTGTTTGAAGGCGAAGACCTGTTTGCCGCTGCGATGGCCTGTGGCGGCCTGACCGTTGAAGCCGTTCTGGGTTCGCGCTCGCCGTTCGACCCACGCATTCATGCTGCCCGCGGCCAACGCGGTCAAATCGACGCGGCGGCGATTTATCGCGATCTGCTGGGCACCAGCAGCGCAGTGTCCGAGTCGCACAAAAACTGCGACAAGGTACAAGACCCGTACTCCTTGCGCTGCCAGCCACAAGTCATGGGCGCCTGCCTGACCCAGTTCCGTCAGGCCGCCGAAGTGCTGGGCATTGAAGCCAACGCAGTGTCGGATAACCCGCTGGTATTTGCCGAACAGGGCGACGTGATCTCTGGCGGTAACTTCCACGCCGAACCAGTGGCGATGGCAGCCGACAACATGGCCCTGGCCATTGCCGAAATCGGTTCGCTGAGTGAGCGTCGCATCTCGTTGATGATGGACAAGCATATGTCGCAACTGCCGCCGTTCCTGGTGGCCAATGGCGGCGTCAACTCCGGTTTCATGATCGCCCAGGTAACGGCTGCGGCCCTGGCCAGCGAGAACAAGGCGTTGTCCCACCCGCATAGCGTGGACAGCATTCCTACCTCGGCCAACCAGGAAGACCACGTATCGATGGCGCCTTCTGCGGGCAAGCGTCTGTGGGAAATGGCCGAAAACGTTCGCGGTGTTCTGGCCATTGAATGGCTGGCCGCGTGCCAGGGCCTGGATCTGCGTGATGGCCTGAAAACGTCCGCCAAGCTGGAAATCGCCCGCACCACCCTGCGCAGCAAAGTCGCGCATTATGAAAAAGACCGTTTCTTCGCACCGGACATCGAAATCGCCATGCAACTGCTGGCGTCCCGTTGCCTGAACGCACTGCTGCCTGCACACGTTCTGCCAAGCCTGTAA
- the hutU gene encoding urocanate hydratase, producing MTSTTPKSPAEFTRHRDGEIRAARGTQLTAKSWMTEAPLRMLMNNLDPQVAENPTELVVYGGIGRAARNWECYDKIVESLTNLNDDETLLVQSGKPVGVFKTHSNAPRVLIANSNLVPHWATWEHFNELDAKGLAMYGQMTAGSWIYIGSQGIVQGTYETFVEAGRQHYNGSLVGKWVLTAGLGGMGGAQPLAATLAGACSLNIECQQSRIDFRLATRYVDEQAADLDDALARIAKYTAEGKAISIALCGNAAELLPEMVRRGVRPDMVTDQTSAHDPLNGYLPKGWTWEQYRDRAVTDPAAVVKAAKASMGEHVEAMLAFQKAGVPTFDYGNNIRQMAKEVGVENAFDFPGFVPAYIRPLFCRGVGPFRWVALSGDAEDIYKTDAKVKELIADDAHLHNWLDMARERISFQGLPARICWVGLGQRAKLGLAFNEMVRSGELKAPIVIGRDHLDSGSVSSPNRETEAMQDGSDAVSDWPLLNALLNTASGATWVSLHHGGGVGMGFSQHSGMVIVCDGTDEAAERIARVLHNDPATGVMRHADAGYDIAIDCANEQGLNLPMING from the coding sequence GTGACTTCAACTACCCCAAAATCGCCTGCCGAGTTCACCCGTCACCGTGATGGTGAGATCCGCGCCGCCCGCGGCACCCAGCTCACTGCCAAAAGCTGGATGACCGAAGCACCCCTGCGGATGCTGATGAACAACCTCGACCCGCAAGTGGCCGAGAACCCGACTGAACTGGTGGTGTATGGCGGTATTGGTCGGGCAGCGCGCAACTGGGAGTGCTACGACAAAATCGTCGAAAGCCTGACCAACCTCAACGATGACGAAACCCTGCTGGTGCAATCGGGCAAGCCGGTCGGCGTGTTCAAAACCCACAGCAACGCGCCACGGGTACTGATCGCCAACTCCAACCTGGTACCGCACTGGGCCACCTGGGAGCACTTCAACGAACTCGACGCCAAGGGCCTGGCCATGTACGGCCAGATGACCGCCGGCAGCTGGATCTATATCGGCAGCCAGGGCATCGTCCAGGGCACCTACGAAACCTTCGTCGAGGCCGGTCGCCAGCACTACAACGGCAGCCTGGTCGGCAAGTGGGTACTGACCGCAGGCCTGGGCGGCATGGGCGGCGCACAACCGCTGGCAGCAACTCTGGCCGGTGCCTGCTCGCTGAACATCGAATGCCAGCAAAGCCGTATCGATTTCCGTCTGGCCACCCGTTATGTCGACGAGCAAGCCGCGGACCTGGATGACGCACTGGCGCGTATTGCCAAATACACCGCTGAAGGCAAAGCGATTTCCATTGCCCTGTGCGGCAACGCTGCTGAACTGCTGCCAGAAATGGTTCGCCGTGGTGTGCGCCCGGACATGGTCACCGACCAGACCAGCGCCCACGACCCGCTGAATGGCTACCTGCCAAAAGGCTGGACCTGGGAGCAGTACCGCGACCGCGCCGTGACCGATCCGGCTGCTGTGGTCAAAGCTGCCAAAGCGTCAATGGGTGAGCACGTTGAAGCGATGCTGGCATTCCAGAAAGCTGGCGTGCCGACCTTCGACTACGGCAACAACATCCGTCAGATGGCTAAAGAAGTTGGCGTAGAAAACGCCTTCGACTTCCCGGGTTTTGTCCCTGCTTATATCCGCCCACTGTTCTGCCGTGGTGTAGGGCCGTTCCGCTGGGTCGCGCTGTCGGGGGATGCCGAAGATATCTACAAGACCGATGCCAAGGTCAAGGAGCTGATCGCCGACGACGCTCACCTGCACAACTGGCTGGACATGGCGCGCGAGCGCATCAGCTTCCAGGGGCTGCCGGCACGTATCTGCTGGGTCGGCCTGGGCCAGCGTGCCAAGCTGGGCCTGGCGTTCAACGAAATGGTGCGCAGCGGCGAGCTGAAGGCCCCGATCGTGATTGGCCGCGACCACCTGGACTCCGGCTCGGTATCCAGCCCGAACCGCGAAACCGAAGCCATGCAGGACGGCTCGGATGCCGTGTCCGACTGGCCACTGCTCAATGCCTTGCTCAACACTGCCAGCGGCGCGACCTGGGTGTCGCTGCACCACGGCGGCGGCGTCGGCATGGGCTTCTCCCAGCATTCGGGCATGGTGATCGTGTGTGACGGTACCGACGAAGCGGCTGAGCGCATCGCCCGTGTCCTGCACAACGACCCGGCCACCGGTGTAATGCGTCACGCCGATGCCGGTTACGACATCGCCATCGATTGCGCCAACGAGCAGGGCCTGAACCTGCCGATGATCAACGGCTGA
- a CDS encoding HutD family protein — protein MSQPVVLRAVDYPRMPWKNGGGSTEEITRDAGEGLVGFGWRLSIADIGESGGFSRFEGYQRIISVLQGAGMNLQVDGASTRALLPFDAYAFKGESTVSCTLIDGPIRDFNLIYAPQRYAARLQWLDATVPQRLFSSAQTVLVFSAGEQVHVGLGNTCHEHLGRYDCLQLSGNRELLEITLTGLCCVIELSAV, from the coding sequence ATGAGCCAGCCCGTTGTTTTACGTGCCGTCGATTATCCACGCATGCCGTGGAAAAACGGCGGCGGCAGCACTGAAGAAATCACCCGTGACGCAGGTGAAGGCCTTGTCGGTTTTGGCTGGCGCCTGTCGATTGCCGATATTGGCGAATCAGGTGGCTTTTCGCGTTTTGAGGGTTATCAGCGGATTATCAGCGTGCTGCAAGGCGCGGGCATGAACTTGCAAGTTGACGGGGCGAGCACGCGGGCACTGTTACCCTTTGATGCATATGCGTTCAAGGGTGAAAGCACCGTCTCCTGCACCCTGATTGATGGGCCGATCCGTGACTTCAACCTGATCTACGCCCCGCAGCGCTACGCAGCACGTCTGCAATGGCTGGATGCAACCGTCCCGCAACGCCTGTTCAGTTCGGCGCAGACCGTATTGGTGTTCAGTGCGGGCGAGCAGGTGCATGTTGGCCTGGGTAACACCTGCCATGAACACCTGGGCCGCTACGACTGCCTGCAACTAAGCGGCAATCGCGAGTTGCTGGAAATCACGCTAACCGGGCTGTGTTGCGTGATTGAGTTGAGCGCGGTCTGA
- the hutC gene encoding histidine utilization repressor: MGDSPAPLYARVKQMITQQIQSGNWPPHYRVPSESELVTQLGFSRMTINRALREMTADGLLVRMQGVGTFVAEPKTQSALFEVNNIADEIAARGHTHTCKVISLGEEMAGSERAAVLDMREGQKVFHSLIVHYENGIAVQIEDRFVNAQVAPDYLKQDFTLQTPYAYLSQVAPLTEGEHVVEAILADPKECKLLQIEPGEPCLLIRRRTWSGRQPVTAARLIHPGSRHRLEGRFNK; this comes from the coding sequence ATGGGCGACAGCCCGGCCCCGCTTTACGCCCGCGTAAAGCAAATGATCACTCAACAGATCCAGAGTGGAAACTGGCCGCCGCATTACCGTGTGCCATCTGAAAGCGAACTGGTGACCCAGTTGGGTTTCAGCCGCATGACCATCAACCGTGCGCTGCGTGAAATGACCGCCGACGGCTTGCTGGTGCGCATGCAGGGTGTCGGTACCTTTGTGGCCGAGCCCAAGACACAGTCCGCGCTGTTTGAAGTCAACAACATCGCTGATGAAATTGCTGCCCGCGGGCACACTCACACCTGCAAGGTCATCAGCCTGGGTGAAGAAATGGCCGGCTCGGAACGCGCCGCCGTGCTCGATATGCGTGAAGGGCAAAAGGTCTTTCATTCCCTGATCGTGCATTACGAAAACGGGATTGCCGTGCAAATCGAGGACCGTTTCGTGAATGCACAGGTGGCGCCGGACTACCTCAAGCAGGATTTCACCCTGCAAACACCGTATGCCTATTTGTCTCAGGTCGCTCCGCTGACCGAAGGCGAGCATGTGGTCGAAGCGATTCTGGCTGACCCCAAAGAGTGCAAGTTGCTGCAAATCGAGCCAGGCGAGCCGTGCCTGCTGATTCGCCGCCGCACCTGGTCGGGCCGTCAGCCTGTGACCGCCGCCCGGCTGATCCACCCCGGTTCCCGTCATCGTCTTGAAGGACGCTTCAATAAATGA
- a CDS encoding formimidoylglutamate deiminase, whose protein sequence is MSVFFAERALLPTGWSANVRIEVGADGRLTQITANADAHGAERLSGPLLPGMPNLHSHAFQRAMAGLAEVAGNPNDSFWTWRDLMYRLVGKISPEQLGVIARQLYIEMLKAGYTSVAEFHYVHHDLSGQPYTNPAELALRISEAARSTGIGLTLLPVLYSHSGFGGQAPNDGQRRFINSTEQYLKLQQQLKPLLAQQPAQTLGLCFHSLRAVTPGQINAVLGASDTTCPVHIHIAEQQKEVDDCLSWSGKRPIQWLYDNVEVDSRWCLVHATHANADEVQLMAQSKAVAGLCLTTEANLGDGIFPAVDYLAQGGRMGIGSDSHVSLSVVEELRWLEYGQRLRDQRRNRMYSSDQPMVGRTLYDAALAGGAQAMGQPVVGLAVGQRADWLVLDGNDPYLATAQDDAILNRWLFAGGDRQIRNVMVNGQWVVRDGHHADEEASCRDFTRVLRELLG, encoded by the coding sequence ATGTCTGTCTTCTTTGCCGAGCGCGCCCTGCTACCGACTGGCTGGTCTGCCAATGTCCGAATCGAGGTGGGTGCCGATGGTCGCCTGACACAAATTACAGCCAATGCCGACGCGCACGGGGCAGAACGTTTGAGCGGCCCGCTGTTGCCGGGCATGCCGAATCTGCACTCTCACGCGTTCCAGCGGGCCATGGCCGGTTTGGCCGAAGTGGCGGGCAACCCCAATGACAGCTTCTGGACGTGGCGCGACTTGATGTATCGGCTCGTCGGAAAAATCAGCCCTGAACAACTCGGCGTCATTGCCCGTCAGTTGTACATCGAGATGCTCAAGGCCGGTTACACCTCGGTGGCGGAATTCCATTATGTCCATCACGATCTGTCAGGGCAGCCCTATACCAACCCGGCTGAGCTGGCACTGCGAATTAGCGAAGCTGCACGCTCCACCGGCATTGGCCTGACGTTGCTGCCGGTACTTTATAGCCACTCGGGTTTTGGCGGCCAGGCACCCAACGACGGTCAGCGGCGCTTTATCAACAGCACCGAGCAATACCTCAAATTGCAGCAACAGCTCAAGCCGCTACTGGCGCAACAGCCAGCGCAGACCCTGGGGCTGTGTTTTCACTCGTTACGCGCCGTTACTCCCGGGCAAATAAACGCAGTGCTGGGCGCCAGCGACACAACCTGCCCGGTGCATATCCATATTGCCGAGCAACAAAAGGAAGTCGACGACTGCCTGAGCTGGAGCGGCAAGCGTCCGATCCAGTGGCTATATGACAATGTCGAAGTCGATTCGCGCTGGTGCCTGGTGCATGCCACCCACGCCAACGCAGACGAAGTTCAACTGATGGCGCAGAGCAAGGCCGTCGCCGGATTGTGCCTGACCACTGAAGCCAACCTGGGTGACGGTATTTTCCCGGCGGTGGATTACCTCGCTCAAGGCGGGCGCATGGGCATCGGTTCGGACAGCCATGTATCACTGAGCGTGGTCGAGGAACTGCGCTGGCTGGAGTACGGCCAACGTTTGCGCGACCAACGCCGCAACCGGATGTATAGCAGTGATCAGCCGATGGTCGGGCGTACGCTGTACGACGCCGCCCTGGCGGGTGGTGCACAAGCGATGGGGCAACCAGTCGTTGGCTTGGCCGTTGGTCAACGCGCCGACTGGCTGGTGCTTGACGGCAACGACCCGTACCTGGCCACCGCACAGGACGACGCCATTCTAAACCGCTGGTTGTTTGCCGGCGGCGACCGCCAGATACGCAACGTGATGGTTAACGGCCAATGGGTAGTTCGCGACGGGCATCATGCCGATGAAGAGGCCAGCTGCCGCGACTTCACCCGTGTGCTACGCGAGTTGTTGGGGTAG
- a CDS encoding ATP-dependent DNA helicase RecQ produces MYNTLEQVFGYPQFRAGQEAVVSAVLAGRSAAAIFPTGSGKSLCYQLPALLLPHLTLVVSPLLALMQDQLAFLQRHGIAAASIDSAQSREDASAVMARAKAGELKILMISVERLKNERFRNFLQQVPISLLVVDEAHCISEWGHNFRPDYLKLPDYQRQFNIPQALLLTATATPNVIADMQAKFAIAETDVITTGFYRANLNLWVEPVSGAAKRQRLVQWMNGRIGQPSIVYVTLQRTAEQIAEHLSQHGISANAYHAGLPHEQREGIQRQFMGGQLNCIVATIAFGMGIDKSDIRNVVHFDLPKSIENYSQEIGRAGRDGQPSDCLVLANRDSLNVLENFVYGDTPELAGIRCVLEELRGAIPEGQWEFMLLPLSDQSNIRQLPLKTLLVQLELRGLIAPRYAYFAEYRFKFLIEPEVLLAKFEGERQQFVSAIIQTSTRARTWATVNFDTLYEQHQADRNRVVKALDYFQEKGWIELESKQMTDVYSLLVSDFDAEALSQELHAYFCAHESGEIKRIHAMLALFASDTCLSYRLARYFGDDQAPRQCGHCSVCAGQVARLPEPPALAPLVDKNVEALCGAFIHRHQEYAGSYPPAERLTRFLCGISVPMFTKMKARAIPGFAALENYPYAEVRDWAAKHLNGL; encoded by the coding sequence ATGTACAACACCCTGGAACAGGTTTTCGGTTATCCACAATTTCGTGCCGGGCAAGAGGCGGTGGTCAGTGCTGTTTTGGCCGGGCGTTCGGCGGCAGCGATTTTCCCCACGGGCTCGGGCAAGTCGTTGTGTTATCAACTGCCGGCGCTGCTGTTGCCCCACCTGACGCTGGTGGTTTCGCCGCTGTTGGCTCTTATGCAGGACCAACTGGCTTTTTTGCAGCGCCACGGCATTGCCGCCGCCAGTATTGATTCCGCGCAAAGTCGTGAGGACGCCAGTGCCGTTATGGCCCGGGCCAAGGCGGGCGAATTGAAGATCCTGATGATTTCGGTCGAGCGCCTGAAAAACGAGCGCTTCCGTAACTTTTTGCAGCAAGTACCGATTTCACTGCTGGTGGTGGATGAAGCCCACTGTATTTCTGAATGGGGGCATAACTTTCGCCCTGATTATCTGAAACTTCCAGACTACCAGCGCCAGTTCAATATCCCCCAAGCCTTGCTGCTTACAGCGACCGCCACGCCCAATGTGATCGCGGACATGCAGGCCAAGTTCGCGATTGCCGAGACGGATGTGATCACCACCGGCTTCTATCGCGCCAACCTCAACCTGTGGGTTGAGCCGGTCAGCGGCGCGGCAAAGCGCCAGCGCCTGGTGCAGTGGATGAACGGGCGCATCGGCCAGCCGAGCATCGTCTATGTCACATTGCAACGGACCGCCGAGCAGATTGCCGAGCACCTCAGCCAGCACGGTATCAGTGCCAATGCTTATCACGCCGGTTTGCCCCATGAGCAGCGCGAGGGCATTCAGCGCCAGTTCATGGGCGGGCAGCTGAACTGCATCGTCGCCACCATCGCCTTCGGGATGGGTATCGATAAAAGCGATATCCGTAATGTGGTGCATTTCGACCTGCCCAAATCGATTGAAAACTATAGCCAGGAAATCGGTCGCGCCGGGCGTGATGGCCAGCCCTCCGACTGTCTGGTGCTGGCCAACCGCGACAGCCTTAACGTGCTGGAAAACTTTGTGTATGGCGACACGCCCGAGCTTGCGGGTATTCGCTGTGTACTTGAGGAGTTGCGTGGAGCAATACCTGAAGGGCAGTGGGAATTTATGCTGCTGCCGTTGTCCGATCAGAGCAATATTCGTCAGCTACCGCTTAAAACCTTGCTGGTGCAGCTGGAGTTGCGCGGCTTGATAGCACCGCGCTATGCCTACTTTGCCGAGTATCGTTTCAAATTCCTGATCGAGCCCGAGGTATTACTGGCCAAATTCGAAGGTGAACGTCAGCAATTTGTCTCGGCCATCATTCAGACCTCCACCCGCGCCAGAACCTGGGCCACGGTAAATTTCGACACCCTGTACGAGCAGCATCAGGCCGATCGCAATCGGGTGGTCAAAGCGCTGGATTATTTTCAGGAGAAGGGTTGGATCGAGCTTGAAAGCAAGCAGATGACCGACGTCTACAGCCTGCTGGTGAGCGATTTTGATGCCGAGGCATTAAGCCAGGAGCTGCATGCTTACTTCTGTGCCCACGAGAGCGGCGAGATCAAGCGGATTCACGCAATGCTGGCGCTGTTTGCCAGTGATACCTGTCTGAGCTACCGACTGGCCCGGTATTTTGGCGATGACCAGGCACCTCGGCAGTGCGGGCATTGCTCGGTATGCGCAGGACAGGTGGCGCGTTTACCGGAGCCCCCCGCGCTGGCGCCGCTTGTGGATAAAAACGTTGAAGCACTGTGTGGCGCTTTTATCCACAGGCATCAGGAATACGCAGGAAGTTATCCCCCGGCAGAACGCCTGACCCGGTTTTTATGCGGGATCAGTGTGCCGATGTTCACCAAGATGAAAGCGCGGGCCATTCCGGGGTTTGCAGCGTTGGAAAATTATCCCTATGCCGAGGTTCGCGATTGGGCTGCGAAGCATCTGAACGGTCTGTAA
- a CDS encoding type II toxin-antitoxin system RelE/ParE family toxin, with amino-acid sequence MSSSQLPRKTESQADAIKTYTLEFEIEAKKELEKLDKVLQIQLLKKLKCRLLSPKVPAVGLRNMPNCYKIKLRASGVRLVYEVIDNRLIVLVLGVGRRDDHAVYIAAKKRLH; translated from the coding sequence ATGAGCTCATCGCAACTGCCGAGAAAAACTGAGTCGCAGGCAGATGCAATCAAGACTTATACCCTTGAGTTCGAAATTGAAGCAAAAAAGGAGCTGGAAAAGCTGGATAAGGTGCTCCAGATCCAGCTACTAAAGAAGCTCAAGTGCCGTTTGTTGTCCCCAAAGGTTCCGGCCGTCGGGCTCAGGAATATGCCGAACTGTTACAAAATCAAGCTGCGTGCCAGCGGGGTGAGGCTGGTGTATGAAGTGATTGATAACCGTCTGATAGTTCTGGTGCTTGGTGTCGGTCGCCGTGATGACCATGCTGTCTATATCGCCGCGAAGAAGCGTCTGCACTAG
- a CDS encoding type II toxin-antitoxin system Phd/YefM family antitoxin, whose product MTFAMLAKVAASVTDLKKDPMGTYRESGGDPMVILNRNEPAFYILSPERYELLLEMIDDAELARLVKERRGNPTIKVEIDELIATAEKN is encoded by the coding sequence ATGACATTCGCCATGCTCGCTAAAGTCGCTGCGTCAGTAACAGATCTGAAAAAAGACCCTATGGGTACTTATCGTGAAAGCGGTGGTGACCCAATGGTCATTCTCAATCGTAACGAACCTGCGTTTTATATTCTTTCCCCTGAGCGCTACGAGCTGTTGCTGGAGATGATCGACGACGCTGAATTGGCCAGGTTGGTCAAAGAGCGGCGTGGCAATCCTACAATCAAGGTCGAAATTGATGAGCTCATCGCAACTGCCGAGAAAAACTGA
- a CDS encoding DUF1493 family protein has product MNLAPDLPDTPTLRELLQLLHEEIGLPEHKTISLKTAINADLGCNGADAQHLIEALEERFGLELADYDAYRYFQPAGNDPHLKRKAKGRESKVPLTIGMLYAAICSGQWDTQGLEA; this is encoded by the coding sequence ATGAACCTCGCCCCAGACCTCCCGGATACCCCAACCCTGCGTGAGCTGCTGCAGCTGCTGCACGAAGAAATCGGCTTGCCGGAACACAAGACCATCAGCCTCAAGACCGCGATCAATGCTGATTTGGGCTGCAATGGCGCGGATGCCCAGCATTTGATAGAAGCCCTGGAAGAACGTTTTGGCCTGGAACTGGCGGACTACGATGCCTATCGCTATTTCCAGCCCGCCGGTAATGACCCGCACCTCAAGCGCAAGGCCAAGGGTCGGGAAAGCAAAGTACCGCTGACCATCGGTATGCTCTACGCGGCGATCTGCAGCGGACAGTGGGATACCCAAGGCCTGGAGGCCTAG